DNA sequence from the Coffea eugenioides isolate CCC68of chromosome 9, Ceug_1.0, whole genome shotgun sequence genome:
GCTGGTTGCAGATTTTATTTAAAAGACCAGTCATGATGATCATAGGCTACAGGGCCATTGCCAGGCCTACTTTCTCCCTTGTCATTTGTGACGTGCCTGCCATTTCCTTCTGTAAGCCTCAACTGTATTCTTCTTCCATGAATGGATGTAGATTCATGCGGTTTAGTTGTTCAGTTTCTGGTAGAACCGTTTCATCTACTTCTCTAGACTTATCTTTGTCCAAGGACAATTCTGGTAATGAAGGGCTTCAAAGGCAAAAGGCTTCTTCCTCTTTGTATGCTCATCCTAGTTTGTCACAGATTAGGAGTGAGAAGGCAGCCAATCGAGCCCGTGTTTATGATTTCTTGAGGGGAATTGGTGTTTTCCCTGATGAGCTTGATGGATTGGAGCTCCCTGTCACTGTAGATGTCATGCGCGAACGTGTGGACTTTCTTCACAGATTAGGCCTCACTGTTGAAGATATAAACAATTACCCACTGGTTCTCGGCTGCAGTGTCAAGAAAAACATGGTTCCCGTCCTTGATTACCTCGGCAAGTTGGGTGTTAAAAAATCTACGTTTACAGAATTCTTGCGTAGATACCCACAAGTCCTCCATTCTAGTGTTGTTGTCGATCTCGCACCGGTAGTTAAGTATCTTCAAGGAATGGATATCAAGCCAAATGATATTCCTCGGGTTCTGGAGAAGTATCCTGAAGTATTGGGGTTTAAGCTGGAAGGCACCATGAGTACTTCAGTGGCTTACTTGGTTGGAATAGGGGTCGCAAGGAGAGAAATTGGTGGGGTACTAACTAGATACCCCCAAATACTAGGAATGAGAGTTGGCCGTACAATCAAACCATTTGTGGATTATCTAGAAAGCTTGGGAATACCACAATTAGCCATAGCTAGACTAATAGAGAAAAGACCTTTTATTCTTGGATTTGGACTTGAAGACAGGATCAAGCCAAATGTTGAGTCCCTTTTAGAGTTCAATGTTAGGAAATCGTTGCTTGCATCTGTCATTGCACAGTATCCTGAAATTATAGGAGTAGATGTTCAAACAAGACTTTGCACTCGAAGGGACTTTCTTAATTCAATTATCCAATTGGATCCTGTTGGTTTTGGGAGAGTTATAGAGAAGATGCCACAGATTGTCAGCCTCAATAATACTGCCATATTGAAACATTTGGATTTCCTCAAGGAATGCGGATTTTCCTTGGAACAAGTGAGAAAGATGGTGATGGCCTGTCCCCAACTGCTTGCTCTAAATCTTGATGTCATGAAATTAAGCTTTGATTACTTCCAGGGAAAAATGGCAAGACAGTTGGATGACTTGGTTTCTTTCCCAGCCTTTTTCACTTATGGTCTTGAGTCAACTATTAAACCAAGACATGCAATGATTGCAAAGAAGGGTTTGAAATGTTCTCTTGCTTGGTTCCTTAATTGTTCTGATGAGAAATTTGAGGAGCGGATGACATATGACACTATTGACATGGAAGAGATGGAAGTTGAGTCATCGTTTGACATGAACTGTTTACTCGGCACTAGAACCGATGGGTCAGATTCCGATTATGCAGATGATAGCGACAGTTCATATGTATAGAACATATGTGTAACATGGGCTAACCAGGGTATTGAATTTTGCCGAAGAGTCTCATCTTCTTTTCTAATATCAGCTGCATATGCTGTTAAAGGTGATTTTTCTTATCTGAAAAATGTAATCTATCAGCTAAATTTGATCCTATCTTTCCTTGAGTGAAGATGCACTCCTATTTGCTGCTTACCTTTATTGTGTTGGGTTTACCGTAGTATTGTTCTCCTGCTGGCaattttgcttctttttcctGTTTATGTCTATGTATTCATTGTAGCTTCTTTGTCAGCTTTGCATGAATGGATATGTATACTGCACTTGTACGCCTTCTTTTGCCACTGGAAAGGCCTCACGGTTCCATATATTAATCTTACTTCGCATGGCACAGATACATTGATAAGACCATATGATATATTTCcttcttttaattctttttctgTATGAGGCTTGAGCTCTTTGTAACCCCAGGACCTCCATTCTCCTTGAACAATGCTTTTtttggtccttttttttttgagcattTGATCTCCCCTGTCCTTTATTATTTTTGTGATTACAAGTTCAGAACCTCAAGTTGTGGTGTTTTTCGTCTGAGCAGTTGTGATGCTTTCTTTCTCATACAAGTTCAATTGGATGATTGCTGACTTACAACTCTTGAGAGCAAGTTTTCTGTTATACTCTTTTGTTCCTTAAAGGATTGGTTCTGTGGGCTGGAATAAGCTGCTGTATGACTGCAGCTTTCTTTATTTAGATTTTTATTGCTCTTTTGTCTGCATTACACGTGTAAACTGATTAATGTTTTAGtttaagttttatttttgttcttgCTATCTAAGTACTTGTATTGATTTGTCTATCTCTTTCATGGCCAAGGGATGCAAACGATCTGAATGGCAaagattttaatttctttctcACTCAGTGTGATGCTATTCTTAATGGCTTCTATTTTTCTGTATTTCATGGTGGTGCAAAGTTGAAATTCTTGATTGAGATAAGGTGTCTGAAAGTGTATGTGCGCGTCTGATAACATAGATTTATTATCTTTGATCTTTTTCTCCATAGATTTATTATATTTGatctttttcttgtttgcacAATAATTTTGTGTAAAAAAGATATCTTGCCCTCAAGAATTTATGCTAAAGGTTTGTTCTCCCTATCCTTTTTGTATTGACAGGCTCTCCCTTTTCCAGTTCTAGATTTATCTTGATCCTTGGCTTCTTCATATGTTTCTATCTTTCTCTGTTTGTTTGTCTTTGATCTGTGTATCTAAACCCATTCATCTATCATGCTAATTATCCAAGTCCTTTTGTGATTATTTACCTTAGAAAGAACTCCCTTTGACATAACAGGATAGTAAGCCTTCTTTATTTACATGATGGTGACTACTGAACTGCACTTCCTGTATACAATCCTATCTAGTTGGTTGACTATGTCTGAATTCTGACATGTTGCTGGTCTTAAAATTCTTTAAAACTGAAACCTTCTCTTTCCAATGAGCATCTAAAATTTTAGTGATTGGCTAATGTAAAATTCTTTTTGTTTTACCCGAAGGAAAATTTCTGTTTGCTCCATTTATGTTTTCCTTTATGCTTTCTGCTATTTTTGCTGATAAAGAAATGGATATCTTTGTTGTCTCCCTAGCTATACTTTCAGCGTCAAAAggcttttattttatttttttatgttttatgtTTTACATTTACTCTGTGTTTTGAAATTTACAGTTGGTGGTAAATTATTCATTTCTCAGTAAATTTATGCATCTAACTTTGGATTGATGGTTGAGGATGATGTGAAGGTGTTGAGTGCAATCCTCTTGTTGAGTGTTTCTAAGATGGCATTGATTCTATGCCCATTGTATTTACCTTCTATACTCAGCTTCATTTGCGTACTGCAAGTGTGCAAGCCATTAAGTAATTTGACCTGTGCCTATGGTAGGACAAGTGACTGGACTGGGAAACAGAGCTGATCCATATCCAGACTGCGATGCATGTATCATGGACTCAAATGTGGTGCTATTTATTGAGAAGTCATGTAATACCAGTCTACTGGACGTGATGAAGCGTTTGAAAGGTTCACATCATTAGAATTAATTAACACtcttcctccctttttttttttttttttgaaatcatGCTTTCGTGGATTAGTTGTATTTGCATTTGGGGCTGCTTTTTAGGTGTTCTGTAAATCATTTTACCGCTCTTTGCTTATAATTTTTACGTTGCCTTCATTGAGAATGATCCACGAACATAAAGGGTATATATTTGTGTATGTCTTTGGATTACCGCATGTTCTTTTCTGCTGGTTGCACTTTTGTTTCCTGTTTAAGACTTTATAAGTCACTCATCAGCATGTGCTGTATCTAATTGGCCtggaataataataataattatatgtGTCTGTGTCTGTTTCTCTTGTATGATTGGCCTAGTATTCATGGAAGGATTTATCTAAAAGCATAGACGTGGAAAACATTCAAGGGGATgagaatctttttcttttctttttttttttttttaatatttggaCGGGGTGCTGATTATTTTCCTTAATAGTTTGAGCTGGTGTGCGGTGGATCCAAGGCTTGTTGGGCGAAAAGTCTACCTACTTGGATTTAAAGTCTTGGCATTAATTTCAGTTTTACATGCTTGGATTTGATAACAAAGGAAAGGATTGATGAGATGCATGAGAGTAGGGTCCAATTCAACAGCTTTTTGTAGTGCATCAACTGCAACAGTGGCGGTCTCATTGTAGTTTGGGTATTCCCAGTTTGTCTCCCTATGGCTCAGGACCGTACAAGTGTGTGGATGGAAAGATAAATGAACATTGTCCGGTCATTCAACTTGCACCAGAAagtatatgtatacatatacatatagtTCACCACCTTAATAATTTGTTTTCAGCTTTACCATGCATGCAGTTGGAAGAATTCAGAAGTGAAGGTGGGTGATGTTGAACTGGTTTTAGGTGGTGGTGTTGCTAGTGCTGAATGCCAACTACCACTGCTGCTACTAATGCCTTTTTTGTTTTGGTCCATCATCACTCCGTTCGTTTAGGATGACTGGGAGGAGCATATGATATGATCAGAGGTAGCATATACTAACGTCAATTTTATTGTACTGCCTAATGCAGGACGGGAGTAATAAGTCGAGAGGGAATTCAAGAATAGGGTCGTCCAAAAGTGGACAACACATTTAAGATATGCTCCTCCTCCACATCACACCCTCACATGTGCCTGGCCTATCCATCGCACATGCACAGGCCATGATCATATGTACCATATAGCTTTACTAGTCTCTCCCCCTTAGGTGGTGTAGATGTACTACATGATATACACCGGTCCGATGGTGGTTCAGTTTCTGTCAGTTCCTCGTGATCCTGTTGGAAGCAAGGTCGCTCCCTTAGTATAGTTTAGTTAGGGTAGGAATAAGTGTAGATGGTGACGTACAAGTCTCTCTGCTGGGATGATGCATCCCCAGCCattgaatttaattttattaccaGGACCACAAATCACGTCACCATCATGGATTAATGTTACTACTACTTGCTCATTCTTCGTTGACAGATGATGATGGATGGTATTGGTGGGTGATGGATGAGCTTCCTCTCCCATTCcgcctttcttttgtttgtttcgTTGGTAGTAAGTTTGTTGGtggtatttatttatttaattaattatcaAATCAGAATATCAGAGTTTGATCAACTTAATCAGCACAGCAGCGTGTTTTGCAGTCGTTCGTAGCTGATGATGTGGTCAAAGTCAAAgatctatttttcttttctcttttttttttttggacttaATAAGCTGGGGTTTTGGTGAGTAGCGTCAGAGACGATGGGTGAAGAAGCGCGCGAGATTTTTTTGAGAAGCGCTGATATCATTTCCCTTAGATTATATAAAGCAGAGGCAAGAAGACAACGCTAAAATGAGTCTTGAGTGTGACTTAAATATCTTAGTAATCAACTGACACTGACAAAATAGACCCACAAAGGGACGGAGTTGAGTTTGAGTCATCTTCTTGGATGTGGACTGGCACCTAAAAAACAAATGAGATGTCAGCGACAACAGCAGCCAAACAAAACAGCGGCCAACTCAAAGTCGCCCACCCACCACCTTCATTTCCATTTCACCATCTCATTATGTCCTTAATTCCTTCTCCTAGTCATCTCATCAATTACCTGCCCATTTACTACTTACGCTGGTATGATTGTACTCTCTACTACGCTACTTTTTACAAGCTCTTGCAGTCGCAGAAAAATGGAGGACCAAAGATTCATATATTCATGATCAgggctttctttttttttttttggtttttatgGGGCGATTATGGGATGGTAATTTTTGGTAAACAGACTAAACGTCAATGGTAAGAACCCGTCACAACTCAAAGTGGAATAGTAGATaatacaagtgtgtgcttaaaTTAATTTGCAGTTACCTTAATGTGAAGATGACTCGTGACTAAAAGAAGAGCTATAAGGATAACCAACATATAATATTAGGCATAATGAATAAGATTAATGTTGCCAACAACCTCTTGGGCTCTTGGTCACCATCAAGACTTTAAAGTCTTGATGCCTCCCACCATATACTTGTCACTTAATTGTGGCCACCACTTTCAAGTGGCTTTCTCCGAAGGAACCCATCGGTTGGCCTTTAACCTATGTTTTCAAACATGGATCGGATATTAACTCGGTCGAACTCAGGAATTAAGGGTAGATAGGTTCGATTGGGGATTAAATCGAATGACGTcataaatataaattaatatatataatacaaaataacatataaaagtGTCCCTTAAATTAGTGGTTTACAACTTTATATAGTTCTTTGATGACTTTTAGATTTAATCCAAAAGGACTCTGGTTAAATAACTTTAAAAGTTATAAGAAGAAATGTAGTTTAGAAAATATGATGGGTTAATTTTACATTTTGCTAAAATTATAAAGGGCCAAATATAATTAGCAAAAcgttttagggttttcaaagtaaATAAAATGTCAAACCTAACTAGGAACTCCCACTTTCTTTGTTGAGGCGTCACTtgcttttccttgttttttactttcttttgtttcttcttcttcttcctctagGCTACAACAATGACTAACTCTCTCCCTCTTCTTTTATATCACACAATAAACTCATTGAAAGCTCTCCCTTTtctttattgtttcttttgtttttgttttctctttctCCTAAATCCAATTCAACTCTTTCTATAGCTTTTGAGTGTTTGTTCACGTTAGGCATGGCGAATTGGGATCCACTTGGAAATTAGGACATGGGAACTTCATGcatatttggtcaaaattttgggTTTAAGAAAGTGAAGATTAGCTAAggaggtttggcatggagggcTTTTTAAACCGAAGCACTGGTTTCTTTTCATCTTGGCAAAACCAGTCAGAAGCATCCATCTTACTCTAGCAAAGGGAAAAAACCGAGTTTTGTCCGATTTCATCAATTCCTTATCAAACCCGATTTTTGACCAGGTTTGATCGAGTTTTTTAAAGATGGTTTTTAAGGTAGTTCGGACCAGACAACTGACCGGTTCCCAGTTCGACTGACTGGTCTGGTCCAAGTTTAAAAACATATAGCCTTTGACTGGGACCTCACATACTAACTACTTGTAGTATACAGGTGGTTGTGCATAATGTACGTAGCTAGGTCCCCAAAACAATACATGCATTGGAGTTTCCATGCATGCATGCTGCTGCAGCAGCAGCATATAAATACGACCACTAGTTTAATTAGTGCGCAGTAAGTGGTTAATTTTGTAGTagctactactactactatttaGCGTACGTGATACCATTGAGCGTGTGTCGCTCGGAAGGAAGGGAAGCATGTGTCGCTTGGATTCTGGGCGTCCTAGTTCCAATCTTAAGCGAATGCAAGACGCATAACAGTGCtgtctctctttctctctcagtTTCTTCCTGTCTTATCCTCTTGTCTGGTACTGGAGTGCCGGTGGTAAATGATCGGCTAATTACAATAATGGTCATTGGGTAGCTGAGCCCGAGATGGATTTGTGCACTGCCGCCAGCCTGCATGGGTGGGAGGTGGGGTCCCGGCAAACTGCTTGCCTAATCCATCTTCAGGGGACCACCCAACCCAAGATCGGCCTGCGATTCCTTCAATATTCACAAACATCATCGGCAGTGCTGTATACTTTACAAACCCAAATTGCTCACTGCGGCTGAATGTAAATGCGCTCTGATACACGGACACCAGTAGGGGCGGCAACCAAGCACTGCAGATATTCTTTATTTTTGACTCCCAATTCCAAACCAATAGTACTCAACAAACAAGTTCAGAGAATCGAGTCCAAATTAGAATTGGGAAAATGTAAAGGTTAAATGATactagcagcagcagcagcagcagcagcattTGCCTGTGTAATTCACTCATTTTAATGGGACACGGAATTCAATCAGGATTCATCTGTTATGGGCTGTTCGTCACACGTGGTTAGGGGCATGGCAGACAGGG
Encoded proteins:
- the LOC113748424 gene encoding transcription termination factor MTERF4, chloroplastic, which codes for MMIIGYRAIARPTFSLVICDVPAISFCKPQLYSSSMNGCRFMRFSCSVSGRTVSSTSLDLSLSKDNSGNEGLQRQKASSSLYAHPSLSQIRSEKAANRARVYDFLRGIGVFPDELDGLELPVTVDVMRERVDFLHRLGLTVEDINNYPLVLGCSVKKNMVPVLDYLGKLGVKKSTFTEFLRRYPQVLHSSVVVDLAPVVKYLQGMDIKPNDIPRVLEKYPEVLGFKLEGTMSTSVAYLVGIGVARREIGGVLTRYPQILGMRVGRTIKPFVDYLESLGIPQLAIARLIEKRPFILGFGLEDRIKPNVESLLEFNVRKSLLASVIAQYPEIIGVDVQTRLCTRRDFLNSIIQLDPVGFGRVIEKMPQIVSLNNTAILKHLDFLKECGFSLEQVRKMVMACPQLLALNLDVMKLSFDYFQGKMARQLDDLVSFPAFFTYGLESTIKPRHAMIAKKGLKCSLAWFLNCSDEKFEERMTYDTIDMEEMEVESSFDMNCLLGTRTDGSDSDYADDSDSSYV